One Oncorhynchus kisutch isolate 150728-3 linkage group LG13, Okis_V2, whole genome shotgun sequence DNA window includes the following coding sequences:
- the LOC109902229 gene encoding alpha-N-acetylgalactosaminidase-like: MKLLPVISLLALTSATSALDNGLMRTPPMGWMSWERFRCNIDCENDPKNCISENLFRDMADRLAEDGWKEMGYDHVMIDDCWSSMLRDKDGRLQPDPQRFPGGIAKLARYLHDRGLKLGIYGDLGTHTCGGYPGTTLDKIDTDAQTFASWGVDFLKLDGCYSNEEEQQKGYPLMSKALNATGRPIGYSCSWPAYRGGLPPSVNYTLLGEICNLWRNYDDIQDSWDSVQDITDWFFDNQEILQPEAAPGRWNDPDMLIIGNFGLSVDQSRSQMALWAIMAAPLIMSNNLRTLSSEARAILQNGAAIAINQDPMGVQGRRLLQERSQIEVYWRPLSQSASALVFLSRRQDMPYRYHTSLAKLNYTAGSYEAYDVFTGKTLSGLSAATEFTVSINPSGVVMWYVYPKMHYKHQQDDGRYPYIRQKYRMSSSLRFHNPRVVPPSLL; this comes from the exons ATGAAGCTGTTGCCAGTGATTTCCCTCCTGGCATTAACCTCAGCTACCTCTGCTTTGGACAATGGTTTGATGAGGACCCCACccatgggatggatgtcctgggAGCGTTTTCGCTGTAATATCGACTGTGAGAATGATCCCAAGAACTGCATCAG TGAGAATCTCTTCAGAGACATGGCAGACAGACTGGCTGAGGATGGGTGGAAAGAGATGGGATATGATCATGTCATGATAGATGACTGTTGGTCCTCCATGCTCCGGGATAAAGATGGACGGCTGCAGCCCGACCCACAAAG GTTCCCTGGGGGCATTGCCAAGCTGGCGAGGTACCTCCATGACCGCGGCCTGAAGCTGGGCATCTATGGGGACCTGGGCACACACACCTGTGGAGGGTACCCTGGCACCACGCTGGACAAGATTGATACTGATGCCCAGACGTTTGCTAGTTGGGGTGTGGACTTCCTGAAGTTGGATGGCTGTTACTCCAATGAAGAGGAGCAACAGAAGG GTTACCCTCTCATGTCCAAGGCTTTGAATGCAACAGGCCGTCCAATTGGCTACTCCTGTAGTTGGCCAGCCTATCGGGGTGGACTCCCTCCCAGT GTGAATTACACTCTGCTGGGGGAAATCTGTAACCTGTGGCGTAACTATGATGACATTCAGGACTCGTGGGACAGTGTACAAGACATTACAGACTGGTTCTTTGACAACCAGGAGATACTGCAGCCTGAGGCCGCCCCTGGACGCTGGAACGATCCTGACatg CTGATCATAGGAAACTTTGGCCTCAGTGTGGACCAATCACGCTCTCAGATGGCTCTTTGGGCGATCATGGCTGCACCTCTCATTATGTCTAACAACCTTCGAACCCTAAGCAGTGAGGCCAGGGCCATCCTGCAAAACGGCGCCGCCATCGCCATCAACCAGGACCCGATGGGCGTCCAGGGAAGACGCTTGCTACAG GAGAGGAGTCAGATTGAAGTGTACTGGCGGCCCCTCTCCCAGTCAGCCAGTGCTCTGGTGTTCCTCAGCCGTCGCCAGGACATGCCCTATCGCTACCACACCTCCCTGGCCAAGTTAAACTACACAGCAGGCAGCTACGAG GCTTATGACGTATTCACTGGGAAAACATTGAGTGGACTGTCTGCCGCCACAGAGTTCACCGTCTCCATCAACCCCTCAGGAGTCGTCATGTGGTACGTCTATCCCAAAATGCACTACAAGCATCAGCAGGATGATGGTAGATACCCCTACATCCGACAGAAATACAGGATGTCCTCCTCGCTCCGCTTCCACAATCCGAGGGTTGTGCCTCCTAGTCTGCTCTGA